The Acidicapsa acidisoli genome contains a region encoding:
- a CDS encoding WecB/TagA/CpsF family glycosyltransferase: MRNLGKKNIIGILIDAVDYEAALDFIFRAAQEKKGTTISALAVHGVMTGVLDSEHKFRLNHFDLLVPDGQPVRWVLNLLYRAQLPDRVYGPNLTLKVCERAAAEGKSVYFYGSTPEILIALKQSLDEKFPGIKIAGAEPSKFRRLKPEEKSELAARIISSGASITLVGLGCPRQEAFAYEFREVLSMPILAVGAAFPFIAGLIPQAPAWMQDRGLEWLFRLTSEPRRLWRRYIYLNPAYVFLVLLQMLHLSRFTTSGVAPATETLYG, from the coding sequence ATGCGTAATCTAGGTAAGAAGAACATTATTGGCATCTTGATCGATGCAGTGGACTACGAGGCGGCTCTGGACTTCATCTTTCGCGCCGCTCAGGAGAAAAAGGGGACAACGATCTCTGCTCTGGCCGTCCACGGCGTGATGACCGGGGTTCTCGATTCTGAGCATAAATTTCGATTGAACCACTTTGATCTGCTTGTGCCAGATGGTCAGCCGGTTCGCTGGGTGCTGAATTTACTGTATCGCGCTCAATTACCAGACCGAGTCTATGGGCCAAATCTTACACTTAAGGTCTGCGAGAGAGCTGCTGCGGAGGGCAAGTCCGTCTATTTTTACGGAAGCACTCCTGAGATTCTTATCGCGTTAAAGCAATCGCTCGACGAGAAGTTTCCGGGAATAAAGATCGCCGGCGCGGAGCCTTCCAAATTTCGTCGACTCAAACCGGAGGAGAAATCTGAACTGGCCGCCCGGATTATCTCCTCGGGCGCCTCTATCACCTTGGTCGGCTTGGGCTGCCCAAGGCAGGAGGCTTTCGCATATGAATTTCGCGAAGTTCTTTCAATGCCCATTCTCGCGGTCGGCGCAGCATTTCCGTTCATTGCGGGGCTCATCCCCCAGGCGCCTGCCTGGATGCAGGATCGCGGTCTGGAGTGGTTGTTTCGCTTGACCTCGGAGCCCAGGAGGCTTTGGCGGCGTTACATTTACTTGAACCCGGCCTACGTCTTTCTGGTTCTGTTGCAGATGCTGCACTTGTCTCGATTTACGACAAGCGGAGTCGCGCCTGCGACCGAGACTCTATACGGGTGA
- a CDS encoding NAD-dependent epimerase/dehydratase family protein, whose translation MSIAIITGSSGLVGSEAVSYFASLGMEVVGIDNGMRAKFFGKSASTHWMTERLEREVPCFRHYEVDIRDSEGISRIFERYGDQIALVIHAAAQPSHDWAASDPITDFTVNANGTSVMLEATRRFAPNAVFIFMSTNKVYGDRPNYLPLVELETRWEIDPSHEYANGIPESLSIDSTLHSLFGASKVAADILVQEYGRYFGMKTACFRGGCLTGPNHSGTQLHGFLAYLMKCVVTGMPYTIFGYKGKQVRDNIHSADLIRAFHEFFKSPRSGEVYNIGGGRDSNCSMLEAISLSEKITGNQFNFKYVDENRRGDHIWWVSDLSRFQQHYPDWKISFDVSQILQEIYELNVERWGEACVI comes from the coding sequence ATGAGTATTGCTATCATAACCGGTTCGTCCGGATTGGTGGGCTCAGAAGCCGTAAGCTACTTCGCATCTTTAGGGATGGAGGTTGTTGGAATCGACAATGGCATGCGGGCCAAGTTTTTTGGAAAGTCGGCTTCTACGCACTGGATGACAGAGAGACTGGAGCGGGAAGTTCCCTGTTTCCGGCATTACGAGGTGGACATTCGTGATTCTGAGGGTATCTCCCGGATATTCGAGCGTTACGGCGATCAGATAGCGCTGGTTATCCACGCTGCCGCGCAGCCATCTCACGATTGGGCTGCCAGCGACCCGATCACGGATTTTACCGTCAATGCGAATGGGACCTCGGTGATGTTGGAAGCGACGCGGAGGTTTGCTCCAAACGCCGTATTCATATTCATGTCCACCAACAAGGTCTACGGAGACCGTCCAAATTACTTGCCACTTGTTGAATTGGAAACACGCTGGGAGATTGATCCAAGCCACGAATATGCAAATGGAATTCCTGAGAGCCTGTCCATCGATTCCACTCTTCACAGCCTTTTCGGAGCGTCAAAGGTTGCCGCGGATATCCTGGTGCAGGAGTACGGTCGATATTTTGGTATGAAGACCGCCTGTTTTCGCGGGGGGTGTCTGACGGGCCCAAATCATTCCGGAACACAGTTACACGGATTCCTGGCCTACCTGATGAAGTGTGTAGTTACTGGGATGCCTTACACCATCTTTGGCTATAAGGGAAAGCAGGTGCGCGACAATATCCACAGCGCCGACCTGATTCGCGCGTTCCATGAGTTCTTCAAGAGTCCTCGTTCCGGAGAGGTTTACAACATTGGAGGCGGACGCGACAGCAACTGCTCCATGCTTGAGGCCATCTCTTTGAGTGAAAAGATTACCGGAAACCAGTTCAATTTCAAGTACGTGGATGAGAACCGCCGGGGAGATCATATCTGGTGGGTAAGCGATTTGTCTCGTTTTCAGCAGCACTATCCCGATTGGAAGATATCCTTCGATGTCTCACAGATTTTGCAGGAAATCTATGAATTGAATGTAGAACGTTGGGGAGAGGCATGCGTAATCTAG